A window of the Streptomyces luomodiensis genome harbors these coding sequences:
- a CDS encoding Ig-like domain-containing protein yields MTTPTTTPTITLVTVTPTPATAGQSVTLTATVIPLGTGTPTGTVTFVVTGGPTLTGTLSGGTTSVTVPAGLSVGAHAVLANYSGDTTFAPSSGVGAIIVIPSATTTSVTSSPDPSTVGQSVTFTANVTPIAPGSGVPTGTVTFFVGGSGGGTFVQPLSGGTATLSLSNLDAGTHLVVALYNGDTSFLPSSGTDTQTVNP; encoded by the coding sequence ATGACCACGCCCACGACCACGCCCACGATCACCCTGGTCACGGTGACCCCCACTCCCGCGACGGCCGGACAGTCGGTCACCCTCACCGCCACCGTGATCCCACTGGGTACCGGAACCCCCACCGGTACCGTCACGTTCGTCGTCACCGGCGGCCCCACCCTGACCGGGACGCTGTCGGGCGGGACGACCTCGGTCACCGTCCCCGCCGGGCTGAGCGTCGGCGCCCACGCCGTCCTCGCCAACTACAGCGGTGACACCACCTTCGCCCCCTCCAGCGGTGTTGGCGCCATCATCGTCATCCCATCGGCGACCACGACGTCGGTGACCTCCTCGCCGGACCCCTCGACGGTGGGCCAGTCGGTCACGTTCACCGCCAACGTCACCCCGATCGCACCCGGGTCGGGCGTCCCGACCGGGACGGTCACCTTCTTCGTCGGCGGCTCCGGCGGCGGTACGTTCGTCCAGCCGCTGTCGGGCGGTACGGCGACGCTGTCGCTCAGCAACCTGGACGCCGGTACCCACCTGGTGGTTGCCCTCTACAACGGCGACACCAGCTTCCTGCCGTCCTCCGGCACCGACACCCAGACCGTGAACCCCTGA